The Listeria sp. PSOL-1 genome includes a region encoding these proteins:
- the addB gene encoding helicase-exonuclease AddAB subunit AddB, whose product MLQLITGEAGSGKTTNMIQDIKQKTETDSKTQIIIIVPEQMTFQMETYFLDKASFKGMMNVQVYSFSRLAFRVLQETGGLSNTFLTNTGMEMLVKQVLFEEQDWLKLFTKSANKKGFCKELLTLFKEMKQYEVTDDALASTTGDKGIREKVRDVAYIYQKYQEKLFGKYLEQEDYLRLFSEQIQESEYIQNAYIYIDGFDYFSTQELTVIGQLLSAAKEVILSLTLRSHQASSEYDMFQLNLETMQSIRELALKANIPEKQAIHLSESKKEQAQGIKQLVQTWGSNYFSVNQETAGLHLHQANNRRSELEGIAREIRRLVMSEQYQYRDIALLIRNNEDYDTLIEPIMEAEEIPYFFDKKRSMAKHPLIEFIRSSLDAIRWNWQYDYIFQAVRTEFFNPIHEDNVSFRSKVDLFENYLLENGIYNKSRWFQSEKWYYRKIRGLVTKIGVQTDEELAVEATLAKVRKSIEEPLLFLEKGMSSKKTGRELATLLYDYLILVDAPNHLEQRREKAEEEGLLELAKEHEQAWNSVITLLDELVDLQGDSEMMSEEFCDLVQTGLEAMEFSLLPPAIDQLVISDIANARLLDMKVIFVAGLNDGVLPRKVQEEGIFSNRDREVLEAQGIQLKPSNKKLFMYEEFIAYRIFSLPQNELYLSYPAADEEGRVLAESTYLRKLKSQFPNLKEEIYLTDPALLSESEQKEYISSKKATLTLLTKQLQRYKNGYAIHDIWWDIYNYFIEQDNLAVKKVLAGLNYQNKVISLTEKTATALFGEKIHASVSRMEKFFSCQFQHFAQYGLKLEERATYQLQPVDIGEVFHGAMEWISVKLEEMSIDWGDLDASDCETLATQAMNYLAPKLQHEILLSSNRMAYIKYKLLNIITRTTKVLNEQAKISGFKPIGLEINFGLGGKIPPMKIPLKQNHELLLQGRIDRIDQAESEGRAFLRIIDYKSSAHDLSLPAVYYGISLQMLTYLDVVTTNAEKLVGKTAEPAGVLYFHMHNQRINASLPLTDQELQNELQKSYRMKGLILSDPVSVNLMDETLENGKSSLVVPAELKKDGLLSSRSKTATKEQFDQLRHFIRGKYQEAGNQILNGKVFINPYKLRDATPCHFCPFRSVCQFDPATGNDHYRYFKNEKPSIILEKMKHEGDDGNHEA is encoded by the coding sequence ATGTTACAATTAATTACTGGTGAAGCAGGCAGTGGAAAAACAACTAATATGATTCAAGATATTAAGCAAAAAACAGAGACCGATTCTAAAACTCAAATCATCATCATCGTACCAGAACAAATGACATTCCAGATGGAAACCTATTTCCTAGATAAAGCTTCTTTTAAAGGAATGATGAATGTCCAAGTATATAGTTTTAGTCGCTTAGCTTTTCGTGTATTGCAAGAAACAGGGGGCCTTTCTAACACATTTTTAACTAATACCGGAATGGAAATGCTAGTTAAGCAGGTGCTTTTTGAGGAACAAGATTGGCTTAAGCTATTTACAAAATCTGCTAACAAAAAAGGTTTTTGTAAGGAATTGCTCACTTTATTTAAAGAAATGAAACAATATGAAGTCACAGATGATGCACTAGCGAGTACTACAGGAGATAAAGGCATCCGTGAGAAAGTAAGAGATGTCGCTTATATCTATCAAAAGTATCAAGAAAAACTATTTGGGAAATACCTTGAACAAGAAGACTATTTAAGATTATTTAGTGAACAAATTCAAGAGAGTGAATATATACAAAATGCGTATATTTATATTGACGGTTTTGATTATTTTTCAACACAAGAATTAACAGTCATCGGACAATTACTTAGCGCTGCTAAAGAAGTCATACTATCGCTTACACTTCGCAGCCATCAAGCGTCAAGTGAATATGACATGTTTCAATTAAATTTAGAAACGATGCAATCCATACGTGAATTAGCGCTAAAAGCAAATATTCCTGAGAAACAAGCCATCCACTTAAGCGAAAGCAAGAAAGAACAAGCACAAGGGATTAAACAATTAGTGCAAACTTGGGGAAGTAATTATTTTTCTGTTAACCAAGAAACGGCAGGACTTCATCTACATCAAGCTAATAACCGACGCTCAGAGCTTGAAGGGATCGCTCGAGAAATACGGAGATTGGTTATGTCTGAGCAATATCAATATCGTGATATTGCGCTTTTAATAAGGAACAATGAAGATTATGATACATTAATCGAACCTATTATGGAAGCTGAAGAAATTCCTTATTTTTTTGATAAAAAACGTTCAATGGCCAAACATCCACTTATCGAATTTATTCGTTCTAGTTTAGATGCAATAAGGTGGAATTGGCAATATGATTATATTTTTCAGGCGGTAAGAACTGAGTTTTTTAATCCAATCCATGAAGATAATGTATCTTTTCGCAGCAAAGTAGATTTATTTGAAAATTATCTACTAGAAAATGGAATTTACAATAAAAGTCGATGGTTTCAAAGTGAAAAATGGTACTACCGTAAAATTCGTGGTTTAGTTACAAAGATAGGAGTTCAAACGGATGAAGAGCTAGCAGTTGAGGCTACTTTAGCTAAAGTTAGAAAAAGTATAGAAGAGCCATTATTATTTTTAGAAAAAGGAATGAGTTCTAAAAAAACGGGACGAGAACTGGCTACTTTATTATATGATTATCTAATATTAGTTGACGCCCCCAATCATCTGGAACAACGACGCGAAAAAGCAGAAGAAGAGGGGTTACTTGAATTAGCTAAAGAACATGAGCAAGCTTGGAATTCTGTCATAACATTGTTGGATGAACTTGTTGATCTCCAAGGGGATTCGGAGATGATGAGTGAGGAGTTTTGTGATCTTGTTCAAACCGGACTGGAAGCAATGGAATTTTCTCTTCTTCCACCGGCGATTGACCAACTTGTTATTTCAGATATTGCCAATGCTCGTTTACTAGATATGAAAGTTATTTTTGTTGCTGGGTTAAATGATGGTGTTTTACCAAGAAAAGTTCAGGAAGAAGGCATTTTTTCTAATCGAGATAGAGAAGTGCTTGAGGCACAGGGGATCCAGTTAAAGCCTAGCAATAAGAAGCTTTTTATGTATGAAGAGTTTATTGCTTATCGTATTTTTAGTTTGCCTCAAAATGAACTGTATTTAAGTTACCCAGCTGCTGACGAAGAAGGAAGAGTACTCGCTGAATCAACGTATTTACGCAAATTAAAATCTCAATTCCCCAATTTAAAAGAGGAAATCTATTTAACTGATCCTGCTCTTTTAAGTGAAAGCGAACAGAAAGAATATATTTCATCAAAAAAAGCAACACTTACACTTTTAACCAAGCAATTACAAAGGTATAAAAATGGTTATGCTATCCATGATATTTGGTGGGATATATATAATTATTTTATAGAACAAGATAATCTAGCCGTAAAAAAAGTATTAGCAGGATTAAACTATCAAAATAAAGTTATCTCACTTACTGAAAAAACAGCTACTGCGCTGTTTGGCGAAAAGATTCATGCTAGCGTTTCTAGAATGGAAAAGTTTTTTAGTTGTCAGTTTCAGCATTTTGCTCAATATGGACTGAAGCTTGAGGAGAGGGCGACTTACCAATTACAGCCAGTGGATATTGGTGAAGTTTTTCATGGGGCAATGGAATGGATTTCAGTAAAGTTAGAAGAAATGTCCATCGATTGGGGAGATCTTGATGCTTCTGATTGCGAAACACTTGCTACACAGGCAATGAATTATTTAGCTCCTAAATTACAACATGAAATTTTATTAAGTTCGAATAGAATGGCATATATTAAATATAAGTTGTTAAATATTATTACTCGAACGACGAAGGTGCTAAATGAACAAGCCAAAATCAGTGGATTTAAGCCAATTGGATTAGAAATTAATTTTGGTTTGGGTGGAAAGATTCCGCCAATGAAAATCCCTCTCAAGCAAAATCATGAATTATTATTACAAGGTAGAATTGACCGAATTGATCAAGCGGAAAGCGAAGGAAGAGCCTTTTTACGAATTATCGATTATAAGTCAAGTGCTCATGATTTATCGCTTCCAGCAGTTTATTATGGAATTTCTTTACAAATGTTAACATATCTAGATGTGGTGACTACAAATGCAGAAAAACTCGTTGGTAAAACTGCTGAACCAGCTGGTGTTCTCTATTTCCATATGCATAACCAGCGTATAAACGCTAGCCTTCCTTTAACAGATCAAGAATTGCAAAATGAACTTCAAAAAAGTTATCGTATGAAAGGCCTTATACTATCTGATCCAGTATCAGTTAATTTAATGGATGAAACATTAGAAAATGGGAAAAGCTCGCTTGTTGTACCAGCGGAATTAAAGAAAGATGGATTATTGAGTTCTCGTTCAAAAACAGCGACTAAAGAGCAGTTTGACCAATTACGACATTTTATTAGAGGGAAATATCAAGAAGCTGGCAACCAAATTTTAAACGGGAAAGTTTTTATTAATCCTTATAAATTACGTGACGCAACACCTTGCCATTTTTGTCCATTCCGTTCAGTTTGCCAATTTGATCCCGCGACAGGGAATGATCATTATCGTTACTTTAAAAATGAAAAACCATCTATCATATTAGAAAAAATGAAACATGAAGGAGATGATGGGAACCATGAAGCGTAA
- a CDS encoding IDEAL domain-containing protein, translated as MEMGDFSNSLMNQVGLLKGEKELINAFVECYMTMLLEKRKIEMLKIEIDHALEHRNKQKFVQLTNHLFEVEKEMLDFE; from the coding sequence GTGGAAATGGGTGATTTTTCTAACTCATTAATGAATCAAGTTGGCTTGTTAAAAGGGGAAAAAGAGCTGATTAATGCTTTTGTTGAATGCTACATGACAATGCTCCTAGAAAAAAGAAAAATCGAAATGCTAAAAATAGAGATCGACCATGCTCTTGAACATAGGAATAAACAGAAATTTGTACAACTTACAAATCATTTGTTTGAAGTTGAAAAGGAAATGCTGGATTTTGAATGA
- a CDS encoding competence protein ComK: MKKGSSKKSIYEVNPHTMMISPAPNGDKLYSEILEINTCYTSNFTPFELIKTSCNFFGSSYEGRKDGTKHLIGVTHKPPIIIDPMTFTYAFPTTSPINPNCHWIFPQHIKEYRAININQTYIQFANFDTAVLDMSLMSFNNQMARTSMLHMKFSQKMRKIEMDFPYINMFFPPTSMTAEPRKPYHFNVNKREEGEQE; the protein is encoded by the coding sequence ATGAAAAAAGGCTCTTCAAAAAAATCAATTTACGAAGTGAACCCACACACCATGATGATCTCACCAGCTCCAAATGGGGACAAGCTCTATTCTGAGATTTTAGAAATAAATACTTGCTATACTTCTAATTTTACCCCGTTTGAGCTAATTAAAACCAGTTGCAATTTCTTTGGTAGCAGTTACGAAGGACGTAAAGATGGCACAAAACACCTAATTGGCGTCACACACAAACCACCGATTATTATTGACCCAATGACTTTTACCTATGCTTTTCCAACAACATCACCAATTAACCCAAATTGTCATTGGATTTTCCCGCAGCACATTAAAGAATATCGCGCAATTAACATTAATCAAACTTATATACAATTTGCTAATTTTGATACAGCGGTTCTTGATATGTCACTCATGTCTTTTAATAATCAAATGGCGCGAACTTCAATGCTTCATATGAAGTTTTCACAAAAAATGCGTAAAATAGAAATGGATTTTCCATATATTAACATGTTTTTCCCGCCAACCTCTATGACAGCAGAGCCGAGGAAACCTTATCACTTTAATGTTAATAAGAGAGAAGAAGGGGAACAGGAATAA
- a CDS encoding nucleotide pyrophosphohydrolase, with the protein MRALQDEITEFLKERNWLDQYQHPKELALSLTLEASELLECFQWRTSEEAITKEREHILEETADVLIYALQIIESLGEDAEKVVQRKLAKNKARNWK; encoded by the coding sequence GTGCGAGCACTACAAGATGAGATCACAGAATTTTTAAAGGAACGAAATTGGCTTGACCAATATCAACATCCGAAAGAGCTAGCTCTATCTTTGACGTTAGAAGCATCTGAACTACTAGAATGTTTTCAGTGGCGCACCAGTGAAGAAGCTATCACAAAAGAGCGAGAACATATTTTGGAAGAAACAGCAGATGTACTTATCTATGCTTTGCAAATTATCGAAAGCCTTGGTGAGGATGCAGAGAAAGTTGTGCAAAGAAAGCTAGCTAAGAATAAAGCTAGAAATTGGAAGTAG
- a CDS encoding thioredoxin family protein: protein MTSIEIKSLDEFKQHMDSDELVYVDYWKDNCPNCKMLDLSFQEFSNSTQASHVKVLKVKLEELGEDFFFARDVRQTPTLILYKGGEEMSRLNGFIPPNKIEEALVNNI from the coding sequence ATGACAAGTATTGAAATTAAATCATTAGACGAATTTAAGCAACATATGGATTCTGACGAGTTAGTGTACGTAGATTATTGGAAAGATAACTGCCCAAATTGTAAAATGCTAGATTTATCATTCCAAGAATTTAGCAACTCTACTCAAGCTAGCCATGTAAAAGTGCTTAAGGTGAAATTAGAAGAATTAGGCGAAGACTTCTTTTTTGCTCGCGATGTACGTCAAACGCCTACTTTAATTCTTTATAAAGGTGGAGAAGAAATGTCACGTTTAAATGGCTTTATTCCACCAAATAAAATTGAAGAAGCTTTAGTAAACAATATTTGA
- a CDS encoding flavodoxin, giving the protein MKILLAYDSLSGNTKAVAEEIERLLQEQDHEVTTFRVSPSANYPLDKAYDLYMLGAWTVDYGRTPTDMKDFIAELEMKPKHVALFGTGETQWGIENFCGAVDRMSQYFKSDYPTLKIEQMPHRKEDYEAIYQFVQQVLEKRGGVK; this is encoded by the coding sequence ATGAAAATCCTCCTTGCTTATGATTCATTAAGTGGGAATACAAAAGCTGTTGCAGAAGAAATTGAAAGGCTACTCCAAGAACAAGATCATGAAGTTACAACTTTTCGCGTTTCTCCATCAGCAAATTATCCATTAGATAAAGCATATGATTTATACATGTTAGGAGCATGGACTGTCGATTATGGCAGAACACCCACTGACATGAAAGATTTTATCGCTGAACTTGAAATGAAACCAAAGCATGTTGCTCTTTTTGGAACGGGCGAGACCCAGTGGGGGATTGAGAATTTTTGCGGCGCTGTTGACCGAATGAGCCAATATTTTAAGAGTGATTATCCTACATTAAAAATTGAACAAATGCCACATCGTAAAGAAGATTACGAAGCAATTTATCAGTTTGTTCAACAAGTATTAGAAAAAAGAGGTGGAGTCAAATGA
- a CDS encoding ribonucleotide-diphosphate reductase subunit beta: MPEQNEQLTRIKILEPMSPNRSTAIINGVTSGILNWNDIPYPSFYRAYKELSTNYWIPDEVDMKGDAKQYPELSEEEKYAFDAIIGLLATLDSPQTRFMYNVAEYITDPAVHANIAIIGQQEVIHNESYSYVLASITNLQEQKRIFELARTHPTIIKRNEPIMDAYDNFMNDKTPINLVKALIQSSILEGINFYSGFAYFYNLVRQNKMNGTGKIISFINRDELAHSKFISEVIRAILGENPELQTDELIEYTHNAFRLAVQLESEWSAEVLQGIEGIDVEEMVDYVKYRANKMLGMLGIEELYPGYSDNTMTWIKAYADNFTETKTDFFEMRNSSYKKTNVDNGFDDL, translated from the coding sequence ATGCCAGAACAAAATGAGCAGTTAACACGTATTAAAATTTTAGAACCGATGTCCCCAAATCGCTCCACTGCAATTATAAATGGAGTTACAAGTGGTATTTTAAATTGGAACGATATCCCTTATCCTTCCTTTTACCGAGCGTATAAGGAATTATCGACTAACTACTGGATTCCAGATGAAGTTGATATGAAAGGTGATGCCAAGCAGTATCCTGAACTTTCGGAAGAAGAAAAATATGCTTTTGATGCGATTATTGGTTTGCTTGCAACGCTTGATTCTCCACAAACGCGTTTCATGTATAATGTGGCGGAATATATCACTGATCCAGCTGTTCATGCCAATATTGCGATTATTGGTCAACAAGAGGTCATCCATAATGAAAGCTATTCTTATGTTCTTGCTTCAATTACAAATTTACAAGAACAAAAACGAATTTTTGAATTAGCGCGGACGCATCCGACGATTATTAAACGTAACGAACCTATTATGGACGCTTATGATAACTTTATGAATGATAAGACACCAATTAATCTTGTCAAAGCACTCATTCAATCTTCCATTTTAGAAGGAATCAATTTTTATAGTGGCTTTGCTTATTTTTATAATTTAGTGCGCCAAAATAAAATGAACGGTACAGGTAAAATTATTAGTTTTATAAATCGTGATGAGCTTGCACATTCTAAATTTATTTCAGAAGTTATTCGCGCTATTCTTGGGGAAAACCCAGAGCTGCAAACAGATGAGCTTATTGAATATACACATAATGCTTTTCGTCTAGCGGTTCAACTTGAATCTGAATGGTCTGCTGAAGTTTTGCAAGGTATTGAAGGAATCGATGTAGAAGAAATGGTTGATTACGTTAAATATCGTGCCAATAAAATGCTTGGGATGCTTGGAATTGAAGAACTTTATCCCGGATATAGTGATAATACAATGACCTGGATTAAAGCTTACGCGGATAATTTTACAGAAACGAAAACCGATTTTTTTGAAATGCGTAATTCTAGTTATAAAAAAACAAACGTCGATAATGGTTTTGACGACCTATGA
- a CDS encoding ribonucleoside-diphosphate reductase subunit alpha has product MGSVSMTTYIVKDGGNRKLPFDRERLSRYLDKIHEEFPKLDIEDYKRKIFNFIEKKEDYPADELVDYLIREAEAKTDIHLPDWEHFAARLYLNKLYKKASKNRFYNDDDKYGSYVGLQESLGERGIYSGSILKNYSKEELIQAGDMVDPEKDKLFTYNGLYLLATRYLATDQARNVYELPQERWLTIALYLMQDEPKEQRMKLVEEAYWALSNLYMTVATPTLANAGKTGGQLSSCFIDTIDDSLQGIYDSNTDVARVSKHGGGVGAYIGYVRSTGASIRGVKGASGGVIPWIKQLNNTAVSVDQLGQRKGAIAVYLDVFHKDIEMFLDLRLNNGDQRLRAHDVFTAVCIPDLFMETVERRGDWYLFDPHEVKAKKGWYLQDFYDEQKGEGSFREKYEELVADENISKKIVKAIDIMKRIMISQLETGNPFMFYRDEVNRMNPNKHEGMIYSSNLCTEIMQNMSPTKMIQEIISGDQIVITKQAGDFVVCNLSSINLGRAVVTDEENTLERLIDIEVRMLDNVIDLNVLPVPQASITNKKYRSIGLGTFGWHHLLALKNIEWDSEEAEQFADELYEKINYFTIKASAKLAKEKGAYKIFKGSDWSTGEYFSYRNYTTEAWQELAEDVAQNGIRNAYLVAVAPNMSTAQIAGSTASIDPVYSAFYYEEKKDYRRPVIAPGLNLNTYQFYEKGAYKVDQFSSVRQNARRQRHVDQSLSFNFYVPSGIKASKLLELHLTAWRKGLKTTYYVRSNDISVEECEWCSS; this is encoded by the coding sequence ATGGGGAGTGTGTCAATGACTACTTATATTGTAAAAGACGGAGGGAATCGCAAACTACCTTTTGATAGAGAGCGCTTAAGCCGTTATTTAGACAAAATTCATGAAGAGTTTCCAAAGCTTGATATAGAAGATTACAAACGTAAAATCTTTAATTTTATTGAGAAAAAAGAAGATTATCCAGCAGATGAGCTTGTTGACTATTTAATTCGTGAAGCTGAGGCTAAAACGGATATTCACTTGCCAGATTGGGAACACTTTGCAGCGCGTCTTTATCTAAACAAACTCTATAAAAAAGCTAGTAAAAATCGCTTTTATAATGATGACGATAAATATGGTTCATATGTTGGTCTTCAAGAAAGTTTAGGAGAACGTGGAATTTATTCAGGTAGTATTTTAAAAAATTACTCCAAAGAAGAGTTAATTCAAGCAGGAGATATGGTTGACCCAGAAAAGGATAAACTATTTACATACAACGGACTTTATCTTTTGGCGACGCGTTATTTAGCTACTGATCAAGCGCGAAATGTTTATGAGTTGCCACAAGAACGCTGGTTAACGATTGCGCTTTACTTGATGCAAGACGAGCCAAAAGAGCAAAGAATGAAGCTTGTTGAAGAAGCTTACTGGGCTCTTAGCAATTTATACATGACAGTGGCAACACCTACCCTTGCTAATGCTGGGAAAACAGGTGGCCAACTTTCTAGCTGCTTCATTGATACGATTGATGACAGCTTACAAGGGATTTATGACAGCAATACAGATGTTGCTCGCGTATCTAAACATGGTGGTGGTGTTGGTGCATATATTGGCTATGTTCGTTCGACAGGTGCATCAATTCGCGGGGTTAAAGGTGCGAGTGGCGGGGTTATACCATGGATCAAGCAATTAAATAATACGGCTGTAAGTGTGGACCAACTTGGACAACGAAAAGGAGCGATTGCTGTTTACCTTGACGTTTTCCATAAAGACATTGAAATGTTCTTAGATTTACGCTTAAATAATGGTGATCAACGCTTGCGTGCCCATGATGTCTTTACGGCAGTTTGTATCCCTGATTTATTTATGGAAACTGTTGAGCGCCGAGGAGATTGGTATTTATTTGATCCTCACGAAGTAAAGGCGAAAAAAGGCTGGTATTTGCAAGACTTTTACGATGAACAAAAAGGCGAAGGTTCTTTCCGTGAGAAATATGAAGAATTAGTTGCCGACGAAAATATTAGTAAAAAAATTGTTAAAGCGATTGATATTATGAAGCGCATTATGATCAGTCAATTAGAGACTGGCAATCCATTTATGTTTTATCGTGATGAAGTTAACCGCATGAATCCTAATAAGCATGAAGGTATGATTTATTCAAGTAACTTGTGTACTGAAATTATGCAGAATATGAGCCCAACCAAAATGATTCAAGAAATTATTTCTGGCGATCAAATTGTTATTACTAAACAAGCAGGAGATTTTGTTGTTTGTAATTTATCTTCTATTAATTTGGGACGCGCTGTAGTAACAGATGAAGAAAATACATTAGAACGCTTAATTGATATTGAAGTGCGCATGCTTGATAATGTCATTGATTTAAATGTGCTTCCAGTCCCTCAAGCGAGCATTACAAATAAAAAATATCGTTCCATCGGTCTTGGCACATTTGGCTGGCATCATTTATTAGCTCTAAAAAATATCGAATGGGACTCCGAGGAAGCTGAACAATTTGCTGATGAGCTTTATGAAAAGATCAATTATTTTACCATTAAAGCAAGTGCTAAATTAGCTAAAGAAAAAGGCGCTTATAAAATATTTAAAGGTAGTGATTGGAGCACTGGTGAATACTTTTCTTATCGTAATTATACAACCGAAGCATGGCAAGAGCTTGCAGAAGATGTAGCCCAAAATGGTATTCGTAATGCTTATCTTGTAGCAGTCGCGCCAAATATGAGTACAGCACAGATCGCAGGTTCAACTGCATCAATTGATCCAGTTTATAGCGCCTTTTATTATGAAGAGAAAAAGGATTATCGACGTCCGGTTATTGCGCCAGGCCTGAACTTAAATACCTATCAATTTTATGAAAAAGGTGCGTATAAAGTAGATCAGTTCTCAAGCGTACGACAAAATGCACGTCGTCAACGTCACGTAGATCAGTCTCTTAGTTTTAATTTTTATGTTCCAAGTGGTATCAAGGCAAGCAAGCTATTAGAACTCCATTTAACAGCTTGGCGCAAAGGGCTTAAAACGACTTATTATGTCCGTTCGAATGATATTTCAGTTGAAGAATGCGAATGGTGCTCTAGTTGA